A stretch of DNA from Leopardus geoffroyi isolate Oge1 chromosome B3, O.geoffroyi_Oge1_pat1.0, whole genome shotgun sequence:
cctTGAAGTCTCTCATCAgtgaatattttgtttgtttggttccAGGTGCTATcgataaatataatttttttcagtgttgtgTCTTGGCCCTTGCTATCATTTAAATCCTGTTCTTCAGTTTTCTTGCGTTTAACAGATGGCTTCTCAGGGTCATTTTTGTCTCTAACATTATTTTGAATCCTTTTTTGCAGATGAAAAGAAAGATCTTTTATTGAAATAGACTTAGGTCCAGGAAAAACCAGTGCAACCTAAAGCAAAGAAACTTAAGTCAGCAGTGTGCTATTATGAtctttgaaatgaataaattctgacTTAAAACCTGACAAGAAACAAACATGTTGAATATGTTCCCATTATGTTCATAATATGGTTTCTTAGTTCGTATCAAATTAGATCTGTATGTACTATAGGCAGGAAAATGGAGAGGGAAGAAAGTAAAAGCAGGCACAGTAATATTGGCAGTAAGTAAAAACCTGAAGAAATAATGcataaaaactatataaagtGGAAAGATGAGATTCAAAAAAGCCTTAACAATCTAAAATCATTTGATCTTTGAAGATACCAATGAAGTAAataatttgtatgtttattgctataaaaaataactctaggtcattaagaaaaatattaaattatgttcAAGTAAGCTTATAAAggtaatggaatttaaaattcatttttagagacacctgggtggctcagttaagcatccgacttccactcaggtcataatctcactgttcttgagtttgagccctacatcaggctctgtgctgacagctcagagcctggggcctgcttcagtttctgtgtctccctctttctctgcccctcccccactcacactctgactctgactctctctctctctcaaaaaaataaataaacattaaaaaaattcatttttaggggcgcctgggtggcgcagtcggttaagcgtccgacttcagccaggtcacgatctcgcggtccgtgagttcgagccccgcatcaggctctgggctgatggctcagagcctggagcctggagcctgtttccgattctgtgtctccctctctctctgcccctcccccgttcatactctgtctctctctgtcccaaaaataaataaacgttgaaaaaaaaaaataaaaaaaaaaaaattcatttttagacTTAATGTGAAgagttgtaaaaaaaataagctgcCTACTTCATGGTCCTTTTCTTCATATTCTGGAATACAAGGATAcgtgtaaatatttacaaattcagGTGCTAATAGTTTTGCATGTACAGCAGTACTTTTGCCATCTGTTTCATTTGGATGTTTAATGATGTCAATCTTCAGTggaagctaaaattaaaaaaaaagagaaatcaacacaacaaacataaaaattctaatttttatgttaataaaaataatctttaaggCTAAAATAATAAGTTCACACTAAGCTCCtacaaatataatttgaaaatcatACATTTCTAAACTAGAATATTAAGAATTCTAAGAGCCATAAAGCAAACCCAAATTTCTTCCTGGATATTGTTGATCACATACTAAACAACTATTTCCAACTCCTTTAACATAGAATCTACTCTTAAAGCAAAGTTTCAAGGTCATTTTCATTTACGTTACACAGGCAGGGAGTCCAATTCCTTGCATTTCAGTATCTGTGCCAagaacattttttataatttctataaacTCTAGGTTTGTTAATTTTATgacacaataaaaggaaatataagttTGGGCAAAGGCTTCACATCTAACTTCAAGTCAAATTTTATTCCCTACATGTCCTTCGAGATCAAAGGTATTACCCTTTGTTGTGAACATCATGATTCTCATCAGTGGCCTTTcacagcaaaaatgaaataatcatcaATTGGAAAAAGTAACAGGTCCAAGAGGTGCacactttatataaaaattaactctcttcaaaataattttgtctattttccttAAAGTTTCTTTGTTATGGATTATGTCCTGcctctttgtaaaaataatattctcttgcATTTCTTGAGTGAGATTTTACTATCATTTCACTGACTTGTTTGATTTAGTTTTCTGTATAATGCGTATACAGGTGCTACAGTCAAGAGTATGAAAATGAAAGCCAAGTCATATCCCCCCCATAACATATAAGAAACTCCAAGTTGGATTCTTCACTGATTATAAATGATTTATTTGTTATGATAAACACTCTTCCAGCTTCCGCTTTACCCAAAACAGGATTTTAGGTAGGATTCTAGGTATTTACCCTGGGGCAAGTTATTTTACCCTGGAGtacaaaactatttttgttttttaaaacagctttaatAAAGGGATAAAATAGGTATAATAAATGCcacatatttaaggtatacaatataatgaattTTAACACCCTTGAgttcatcaccacaatcaagatcaCAAATTTATCTGTCGCCCCCAAAAGCCTTCttgtgcctccctccttcccctttccccatcaACTACCACTCACAGTCCCTAGGCAATGATGATTGCTCTGCTATCACTATAGGTTTGCATTTTCTAaggttttatataaatgaaatcatatggtatatgctcttttctttttctgttggggttttttttggttcttaaatatgtattttttactgaaataatcattcataaattaatatacaaatatgGTATGTACTCTTTtcatctgacttctttcactcagaataattGTTCTGAGagtcatccatattgttgtatgTATCATTAATTCTAGAGCTGGTTTTTAAAGGAGCAGTTGCCGCACGCTACTAGATGGTCCCAACTGCACATACTTTACTTTTCTGGGTGACTGTGTGGAAAAGGAGGGTATATATCCCATAAGGGCCATAAATATGTACCCCAAGTAGTTTTCAATTTAGGGTTTCAAACGCCaaatctccttccctccccacttgGGCCTAGTGACCAATTAGGGCCAATTGCTTCAAATCACCAAACCAACTTCTAGTTAtagaaaatttaccatttaagtAGGCAGTTCACAAATGATTTTACATCAGTCTACTTCTGGCTGAACTCTACGTCAGAATTTCCTCATGATGCTCAGTCTCAGTTGACACTACATTCCCTTTCCCCAGGGTCTCTCAGTCCCAGGTCAGCATTATCTTAGCCCagggcagacagaaagaggaaagaagaaaaagaaagcacattgTGACAAAGTATTCTATTACTAGTAAAACTGACTTTCTTCTATGGCTGATGAATAGAGATGAAATTCCAAAGGTGACATTTCTGATTAGCTGGCTATGTCTGAAGGGTACCATTTACATCAAGGACACAGAGTGTTACTCATATATTTAAAAGTCATGTACCTAGCCTATCATGGACTAAATTCTACAAGTATAAGACAATTATGCAAACTTTGTGCTCAAGAAGTATCCTGGGACCCAGTATAGGTCCCTGAAGTTTCTGATACtatgaaacaaaaacacagatcAAATTGTGGAAATAATACTGTTTGTACTCTAGTTCAcacattttaaaggaagataCTTCTTAAATAATGACAGGGTACAGAGTAACACCAGCAGTGTTTACCACAGTTCAAGTAGAGAtgttctgttttcaaatacataaagaacatctGTTCTCTAACACCTATAATTCCTATAAAAGATTTACCAAATCTTTCTGCCCCAATTTATTAAAATGCCATTAGCAGGTACCCTAAGCCTTTTCCAGTGTGATTATCAACTTTCCCAAAAAAGAGTCTTTTAAATTCTAgggttctaggggcacctgggtggttcagtcggttaagcctcctacttcagctcaggtcatgatcttgcggtctgtgagttcgagccctgtgtcgggttctgtgttgacagctcagagcctggagcctgctttggattctgtgtctccctctctctttctgctccaaccccactcacactctgtctctgaaacatgaatgaaccttaaaaaaaaaattaaattctaggaCTCTACTAAAGATGAAGATTTCTTTTacctcatgatttttttttgggggggggggaagactccttttttaaaaaatacccaagAGCATCTTTTACTTATGCATTTctcatgacattaaaaaaaaatcatattctgcATGAAAAGCATCagtatttatgaatttattcCATAGACTAAACTTTAAAGCTTGGGAGGCACTTACTCATCATGTAGTCGTCTTTCCTTCCCAAGCAGGCTATCTAAAAGCAAACACTGAatgatttgtaaaaataaagtaaacattagaaagaaaactttacagagtttttattactattaatatatGATAACATACTGAGTTTTATATATGGCCATTAAcatataaacacttttaaaaactctGCATGATCCGGTAGGCTATTTAGAGTTGATCAAACCCTTGGCATGGTGTTTTGAGTCACTGATTTGGAAAATAATCCTCTATTCTTAAATTTCTATGAAAAGTCAGTATGTTAATGACTTTTATTATTCTGATCTTCAATCCTTTGGAACACAATACAtcttaaaacttctaaaaggaTACTCTCTTTATGTGGCTATGATATGAACAGAAGATAGAAAAATTCTGTGTATACTTTAAAAGCTACACTTTGAAATGTAACATTCTTGCAAGATaataggaaacttaaaaaaaattattttcctcaagctttcagtttttttaaggTAACTATGAAGCTGATTAGATTCCATGCCTATTTCTTCTTGACCAATAAACTTTCCAATAGCCTGTAAGTGTGATTTTAGACCTCTCAGGAGACCATGAACTTGACAAGACAGCATACAAGCCAAAATGAAATTCAAGTAACAAAATATAAGTATTAAAGTATTCTACTTCAAATTTAAATGAATCTTAAAGTCACCATATTAAATATTTTCGAATATAGTTTCAACTTATTTTCTTACCAACAAATTCTAATGAGCCCATGTGTAGAGTTTAGTCTCTCTAAAGCCCTAATAGGCAGCAAATTTTACACATTATTTGATTTACTACCCAAGTTCATGTAAATGTTAGACAAGTTGACATATATGTAATAAACTCTTTGATTACAAAGATATCATGGTCTATACACCTTTCACCTACACAAGAGTATCTTGGTAAGCAAGAAAAAGTATAGTGTAAGCAATCAattcaaatcaattttttaaaatctgacttAAATAACCACAATTATAATATGGCCCAATGAATACGTAGCCTTTTCAAGTTTACTTAGTTTAGGTCACTGACATGAGCTCTATCTCCTAGTGTAGGATGGGGGTAATAAGCTTGTTCTACAAAAACCTAAACAAACATCAATCCTAGTTCCTTTaggatatgtttttttaaaaagaagtccaAGGCCTTGAAGTAGTTTTTGAAGTTCCTTCAGGCAAGCTATATACTTGTCTCTTGTACTATTCATGTTTATCCcatattttttcctatgttttagaTGAATtataatcatgaatgaaaaagtaaTTGATTTCATTCAAAACAATACTACTCAGGCTCAAGTATTTTAGCAATGTGAATCTCTTATTccagagacaagaaaaagaaatagatttaccACTCTGtaagtttaaattttctattaataGTATTCATTTCCACAATGACGCTATTTATCaagcttatcaattattttagAGCAGGTATTTATGCGATGtctttttaaaacctcttttcctactttcaaataattaaatttctTACCAACCTTCACAAGTGGCATCTGCTCAATAGGTACATTTTCAACTGGGACATAACATGTATAGCAATAGAACATTCTTGAACCACCACATTTGAGACATTTTGATCTTCCACTTTGCTGAGCTTTTTGAAGAACTTCTTGAGATGCTAGGCATAAGTTTTGAAGAGGATCTTCTGCAGCTATGGAAGTAGTTTGTGACTGTTGTATTTCCacaaattttgaattattttcttctttgtctttgagAAATATAGGTGGATTGACAGACATTTTTCATTCGAACCAAAGTTTAACATCTATTTCTAAAACATACATCATAGGTGtgctgcaaaaaacaaaaagtgggggcaaaataaagataggaaatattttatacttgTCTCCACAAAGAAAATCACTCAATTAATTTAAAACTGTGTGCtgctatatttatttaaaaatgttaataagctttttaagccactaaattagcatgatttaaaatacaaaattaaaaagcaataatcTCAATATATTACCCTTCTGGGCCAGTccctccataaaaataaaaagatgctatcttagaaaagttatttaaatataaaacttaggTACCAACAATCCATTTTTTAGTGACTCTTGTTTTATTTAGGAATGTAATGGTTAATGTTAGTATCAGCCAGGAATGTATTCAACCCTGTAGGCTCTGACTTTAAACTGATGTTACATGATATCAAATATCAACCTAAATCCTAATGAAAATACAAGGTTCCAGTGAAATCAGTAAAATTTAGTTGGTTATGCTCTAAGAGATATATTCCTCTTCAA
This window harbors:
- the DTWD1 gene encoding tRNA-uridine aminocarboxypropyltransferase 1 — protein: MSVNPPIFLKDKEENNSKFVEIQQSQTTSIAAEDPLQNLCLASQEVLQKAQQSGRSKCLKCGGSRMFYCYTCYVPVENVPIEQMPLVKLPLKIDIIKHPNETDGKSTAVHAKLLAPEFVNIYTYPCIPEYEEKDHEVALVFPGPKSISIKDLSFHLQKRIQNNVRDKNDPEKPSVKRKKTEEQDLNDSKGQDTTLKKIIFIDSTWNQTNKIFTDERLQGLLQVELKTRKTCFWRHQKGKPDTFLSTIEAIYYFLVDYHTDILKEKYQGQYDNLLFFYSFMYQLIKNAKCSGDKEMRKLIH